GAAACTTGTTCATCGATCCCATCCATTTGTTTGATATCTTCTGTGAAGGTTTTGGGATTGATTTGGTTTTTTTGGATTTGTTGGTAAATCCTTTGTGAGACCGTTAGACCTTGTTTGACAAGGATCATAAATTCTTTTAATGCAGTTATTGTATTTTGAATGTCTTTTATCAGCAATGTTCGATCAAAAAAAGATGTGTTATCTTTGAGTTTGGATTGGATCAAATTTTTTATCGTTAAAACAGCTTCGATCTGTTTCTTTTTTGTAATGCCATCACTTGGAAATTCTCTTTCAAAATGGGAATGTTCCATTCCTTCGAGTTTTGCACCAAACATAGTTAAGTTGGTCCATGGGTTTTCTTTTGTATGATCTTCAAACCATTTTTTGAAAATTAACATCTTTTCGTTGGTGATATATGTTTCATTTTGAATTCCCAAAACTTGTTTTTGGGGTAGGGCAAATAGTTGTTTGTAATTGTGTTTTTCTCTACGAAACTTTCTAGATTCTATGTAGTTCAGTCTTTCTTCAAGGACTGCACCTTTTGAATGTGCAAGACCATTCGTGAAACTTAAGTCTTGACCTACTAAATACACTTTTTCTGCACCCATAAGTGTTCCAAGGCTTGCCGCATTTGTGGAAACAGAACCACCAAAAGGAACGGAGCCAATTTCACTTGTAGAAGTTTTTTCCAATAATTGGAGTAAAGGAAAAGGAGAAGATGTAACAAAACCTTTGTTAGGCCCTTTGTCCAATCTTAAACTGAGATAAGTAGAAGTAGGATCAAATACCAAAATCCCGTTTCCTTTGTAGTCCTCTAAATACTGACTATTCAAAGCTTGAGGGTCGACAGAATAAACCAAATCAGGATCCACTCCAAAGGAAGTGAGAATCGGAACCGCAGTGTCAACAGCAAGTAATAAGAATTGGTTTCGGTATTTGAGAATTTCGGGAATAGACTCAGACAAACTGGGTCCTGCACAAGCAATGACAATATTTGCCCCATTAGCAATTCCAAATAAATCAGAGACTGGCCGAAAATAAGACAATTCAGGTAAGTTATAACAAATATTTTTTGCCCAAATTTTTTCAAATCGAGTTAGTGTAGCTAAGTTTACATCCTTCTTATGAAACATTTGTTCGGCTATGAGTTTGAGTCGATTGTAATCTGTTTCTTTCCATTGCCATGAACCACGGTGGGGGACAAAACTAATCGGATGGGTTCCCTTTCCTTTCACAGCTTCTGTGAGTTGGTCTTCTAAGTGCTCACCCGTAACAAGGACAAGTTTTCCCGATAAGAATGCTTCCGAAAAATCAAACTTTTTCAAAGCCTCTCGAATCAAAAAAGGAAACGGTTCCATCCATAAGATCGTTACCTTTGGTCTTTCTAATAAAAATGGAATGATGTATCCGATACCAGCACCAAACAAGAGATAAATGCGTTCGGTTCCATCATGGGGAAGTTCAGAGACAAAACGAAGAGCTTCTTTTTTCGGATCAAATTGGCTATGGATCCAAACACCATCAATAACTAAGGTATCCTCACCTGTTTTAGATAAAACTCGTTTGTAATGAATTCCTTCCTCCATAGAGTTTTCTGTTTGGATCAAATCCGAAACGGAAGAAGGCAAACTTGCTAAATTTTTGGAAAAAAAAGATTCGTTCACTTACGGTTCCAAAACAATCTTTACGTTGGTTCCTGGATTGATGGGTGAGTTGGGTTTAGGTTCTTGTGACTTAACAAAGCCGGAACCTTCAAGGTTATACTTGACTTTCAATTGTTTTAATACTTGGATCACTTCAGAAGCAGTAAG
The sequence above is a segment of the Leptospira sp. WS39.C2 genome. Coding sequences within it:
- a CDS encoding motility associated factor glycosyltransferase family protein — protein: MNESFFSKNLASLPSSVSDLIQTENSMEEGIHYKRVLSKTGEDTLVIDGVWIHSQFDPKKEALRFVSELPHDGTERIYLLFGAGIGYIIPFLLERPKVTILWMEPFPFLIREALKKFDFSEAFLSGKLVLVTGEHLEDQLTEAVKGKGTHPISFVPHRGSWQWKETDYNRLKLIAEQMFHKKDVNLATLTRFEKIWAKNICYNLPELSYFRPVSDLFGIANGANIVIACAGPSLSESIPEILKYRNQFLLLAVDTAVPILTSFGVDPDLVYSVDPQALNSQYLEDYKGNGILVFDPTSTYLSLRLDKGPNKGFVTSSPFPLLQLLEKTSTSEIGSVPFGGSVSTNAASLGTLMGAEKVYLVGQDLSFTNGLAHSKGAVLEERLNYIESRKFRREKHNYKQLFALPQKQVLGIQNETYITNEKMLIFKKWFEDHTKENPWTNLTMFGAKLEGMEHSHFEREFPSDGITKKKQIEAVLTIKNLIQSKLKDNTSFFDRTLLIKDIQNTITALKEFMILVKQGLTVSQRIYQQIQKNQINPKTFTEDIKQMDGIDEQVSQKKGLNEILSLGIQRVILTITEGYDDQLSLEEKENAQLAVAKKSLLLYEGLYESVRSTKRMLTKSLYRLESNL